A part of Microbulbifer sp. MI-G genomic DNA contains:
- the prpC gene encoding bifunctional 2-methylcitrate synthase/citrate synthase, which produces MVEKTLSGAGLRGQVAGKTALSTVGKSGSGLTYRGYDIKDLAEHCEFEEVAYLIFYGELPTEGELVEYKALLKTMRGLPLALREVLERIPADAHPMDVMRTGCSMLGNLVGEESFAQQLQKANRLLAAFPSIICYWYRFTHDDVRIETETDDDSIGGHFLHMLRGEKPNALHEQVMNVSLILYAEHEFNASTFTARVCASTLSDLFSCITGAIGTLRGPLHGGANEAAMELIERFSNPDEAERALMGMLERKEKIMGFGHAIYRESDPRNAIIKAWSEKLAEDVGDTVLYPVSVRCEEVMWREKKLFCNADFFHASAYHFMGIPTKLFTPIFVMSRVTGWAAHVFEQRADNRIIRPSAEYVGVEPRQVTPIAERS; this is translated from the coding sequence ATGGTAGAAAAAACATTGAGTGGAGCTGGCCTGCGCGGCCAGGTGGCGGGGAAAACTGCACTGTCTACCGTGGGTAAATCCGGCTCCGGCCTGACTTACCGCGGTTACGATATCAAGGACTTGGCAGAACACTGTGAATTCGAAGAAGTCGCCTACCTGATTTTCTATGGGGAACTGCCCACCGAGGGAGAGCTTGTGGAATACAAGGCCTTACTGAAAACGATGCGCGGCCTGCCACTGGCTTTGAGAGAAGTGTTGGAGCGTATTCCCGCTGACGCCCACCCGATGGATGTAATGCGTACCGGCTGTTCCATGCTGGGCAATCTGGTGGGTGAGGAGTCCTTCGCGCAGCAGCTGCAAAAGGCCAATCGCCTGCTGGCCGCTTTCCCGTCCATTATCTGCTACTGGTACCGTTTCACCCACGACGATGTGCGTATCGAAACCGAAACCGATGATGACAGCATCGGCGGTCATTTCCTGCATATGCTGCGTGGTGAGAAGCCCAACGCCCTGCACGAGCAGGTCATGAACGTCTCCCTGATCCTATACGCAGAACATGAATTCAACGCCTCCACCTTTACCGCACGTGTTTGTGCCTCCACGCTGTCGGACCTGTTCAGCTGTATTACTGGCGCTATCGGCACCCTGCGTGGCCCTTTGCACGGTGGCGCCAATGAAGCGGCAATGGAACTGATCGAGCGTTTCTCCAACCCGGATGAAGCAGAGAGAGCGCTGATGGGCATGCTGGAGCGCAAAGAAAAAATCATGGGCTTTGGCCATGCGATTTACCGCGAGTCCGATCCGCGCAACGCCATTATCAAGGCCTGGTCTGAAAAGCTGGCTGAAGATGTGGGCGATACCGTGCTGTACCCGGTATCTGTACGCTGTGAAGAAGTGATGTGGCGCGAGAAAAAACTGTTCTGTAATGCAGACTTCTTCCATGCCTCCGCCTATCACTTTATGGGGATTCCCACCAAGCTGTTCACGCCGATCTTTGTCATGTCCCGCGTGACTGGCTGGGCCGCCCACGTGTTTGAACAGCGCGCAGACAACCGTATTATTCGCCCGAGTGCAGAGTATGTGGGTGTTGAACCGCGCCAGGTAACGCCTATTGCCGAGCGCAGTTAG
- the prpB gene encoding methylisocitrate lyase — protein MNQKPSAGARFRTALAENSPLQAVGTINAYTAIMAERIGHKAIYLSGAGVANASYGLPDLGITSLDNVLEDVRRITAASALPLLVDIDTGWGGAFNIARTIAEMIRAGAAAVHIEDQVAQKRCGHRPNKEIVSKQEMVDRIKAAVDARTDDDFFIMARTDAFAQEGLDAAIERAQACIEAGADGIFAEAVTELAHYRAFKDALSVPILANITEFGKTELYNTKELGEAGADIVLYPLSAFRAMNRAAENVYSRILQDGDQKAVVETMQTREELYDYLDYHMFEQKLDTLFNK, from the coding sequence ATGAACCAAAAGCCTTCCGCTGGTGCGCGTTTTCGCACCGCACTCGCTGAAAATTCTCCCTTGCAGGCAGTAGGCACCATCAATGCCTATACCGCGATCATGGCCGAGCGAATTGGCCACAAGGCGATTTACCTTTCCGGTGCCGGTGTCGCCAACGCCTCCTATGGCCTGCCGGATCTGGGTATCACCAGTCTCGACAATGTACTTGAGGATGTGCGCCGCATCACCGCTGCCAGCGCGCTGCCGCTGCTGGTGGACATCGATACCGGTTGGGGTGGCGCTTTCAATATCGCGCGCACCATTGCAGAAATGATCCGTGCCGGCGCCGCTGCAGTGCACATCGAAGACCAGGTGGCGCAAAAGCGCTGTGGCCACCGCCCCAATAAAGAGATCGTTTCCAAACAGGAAATGGTGGATCGCATCAAGGCGGCGGTAGATGCCCGTACCGATGACGACTTCTTTATCATGGCCCGTACCGATGCTTTCGCCCAGGAAGGGCTGGATGCGGCTATCGAGCGTGCCCAGGCCTGTATTGAAGCGGGCGCCGACGGTATCTTTGCCGAAGCGGTCACGGAATTAGCGCACTATCGCGCCTTTAAGGACGCATTGAGTGTGCCGATATTGGCCAATATTACCGAGTTTGGTAAGACCGAGTTGTATAACACCAAAGAGTTGGGCGAGGCCGGTGCGGATATCGTACTGTATCCGTTGTCAGCGTTCCGGGCTATGAACCGTGCGGCGGAAAATGTGTACAGCCGCATCTTGCAAGATGGCGACCAGAAAGCGGTGGTGGAGACCATGCAGACCCGTGAAGAGCTGTACGATTACCTCGACTATCACATGTTTGAGCAGAAACTCGACACGTTGTTTAACAAGTAA
- a CDS encoding GntR family transcriptional regulator translates to MQEPHQSLAERLFLTLRGEIVEGRIAAGSKISEPGLARRFNASRGSLREALMHLESLGLLQRRVNVGARVVELSERGLLELYEVREALEGMACRLAAEQRTEADLLELRQMLSRHEQQEELQAGKAYFQPEGDFDFHFRIVQASKNDLLIDTLCNRLYYRVRMYRYQLGMASPRARRAFREHSHIIEAIEAGDGELAELLMRRHIRASRQNIEKKLR, encoded by the coding sequence GTGCAGGAACCACATCAGAGCCTGGCTGAGCGTCTTTTTTTGACTTTGCGTGGTGAAATCGTGGAAGGGCGCATTGCTGCGGGCAGTAAAATCAGCGAGCCCGGCCTGGCCCGCCGTTTTAATGCCAGTCGCGGCAGCCTGCGCGAAGCCCTGATGCATCTGGAATCCCTGGGTTTACTTCAGCGCCGGGTGAACGTGGGGGCCCGTGTGGTCGAGCTGAGTGAACGCGGCCTGCTGGAACTCTATGAGGTGCGCGAGGCTCTGGAGGGCATGGCCTGCCGTCTTGCCGCCGAGCAGCGCACGGAAGCAGATTTGCTGGAACTGCGCCAGATGTTGTCCCGCCACGAGCAGCAGGAGGAGTTGCAGGCAGGCAAGGCCTACTTCCAGCCAGAGGGGGACTTTGACTTCCATTTTCGCATAGTGCAGGCCTCCAAAAACGACTTGTTGATCGACACACTGTGCAATCGACTTTATTACCGGGTTCGCATGTATCGTTACCAGTTGGGCATGGCCAGTCCCAGGGCCCGGCGCGCGTTTCGCGAGCACAGCCATATTATCGAGGCCATAGAGGCAGGGGATGGGGAGCTGGCAGAGTTGTTAATGCGCCGGCATATCCGTGCTTCCAGACAGAATATTGAAAAGAAACTGAGGTAG
- a CDS encoding DUF2062 domain-containing protein yields MPKSIIRRWLPSPEEIRAKNGLKFLGTLLHDPNLFHLNRHSVSVAFAVGVFTSFLPLPGQMIIATLLALWLRCNLPLSIILVWISNPITMPAIFYSTYKLGSWALGTPPVDFSIELSWEWLTTEVEKIWMPLFAGSLLAGAFFAALAYFAIRALWRWHVVKRWKLRLERRSAIG; encoded by the coding sequence ATGCCGAAGAGTATTATCAGGCGATGGTTGCCGAGCCCCGAAGAAATCCGAGCCAAGAACGGGCTCAAGTTTCTGGGGACCCTGCTACACGACCCCAACCTGTTTCACCTGAACCGGCACTCGGTTTCGGTCGCATTTGCCGTTGGTGTTTTTACCAGCTTTCTGCCCCTGCCCGGCCAGATGATCATTGCCACCCTGCTGGCCCTGTGGCTGCGCTGCAATCTTCCGCTATCGATTATTCTGGTCTGGATCAGTAATCCGATTACCATGCCGGCGATTTTTTACAGTACCTACAAGCTGGGCAGCTGGGCTCTGGGTACCCCGCCAGTGGATTTCAGTATTGAGCTTTCCTGGGAATGGTTGACCACTGAGGTGGAGAAAATCTGGATGCCACTGTTTGCCGGTTCTCTACTGGCGGGGGCATTCTTTGCGGCCCTGGCCTATTTTGCCATACGCGCGCTCTGGCGCTGGCATGTTGTCAAGCGGTGGAAGCTGCGACTGGAGCGCCGCTCGGCGATCGGTTGA
- a CDS encoding lipoprotein-releasing ABC transporter permease subunit yields MFKPIPTFIGLRYAGARRRGDDSAGLVSFISGLSMTGLVLGVALMIVVMSIMNGFDRELRERILGIMPHATIYNASPAIDWSALRHQLAADPEVVSAAEVWQVNALARRGGEVTPLLVQGINPGTIVEVSSIRDFLGSEAFPKLMDTVEPGIILGRGIAEKLDVAQGAYLSLIVPDNDSAGGDRRSARVAGFRVADIFHSGTVLDQSLALVSWEQAQALAGNGGGAGVQLRVADMLEANWIMRRLLRALDQPGYYGTDWSRTHGNLYQAIQMSRNLVGLLVLLIIAIAAFNVVSTLVMVVVDKHTDIAILRTMGASTQQILLTFVSQGALVGLVGAVFGGALGVLGALTVTDLVAGLESAFGVQFLKSDVYPVDYLPSELAWSDVALVVGAGILLSLLATLYPAWQASRVQPAAALRNE; encoded by the coding sequence ATGTTTAAACCGATACCCACATTTATTGGCCTGCGCTACGCTGGTGCCCGGCGTCGCGGGGATGACTCCGCGGGGCTGGTTTCGTTTATTTCCGGTTTATCCATGACGGGGCTGGTTCTGGGTGTGGCCCTGATGATTGTGGTGATGTCGATCATGAACGGCTTCGATCGTGAGCTGCGTGAGCGCATCCTCGGCATTATGCCCCACGCCACCATCTATAATGCCAGCCCCGCTATCGACTGGTCCGCCCTGCGCCACCAGCTGGCTGCCGATCCCGAAGTAGTGTCGGCAGCGGAAGTGTGGCAGGTCAATGCGTTGGCCCGGCGCGGGGGGGAAGTCACACCCTTACTCGTGCAAGGGATCAATCCGGGTACCATCGTCGAAGTATCCAGCATCCGGGATTTTCTCGGTTCCGAGGCTTTCCCCAAGCTGATGGACACCGTCGAGCCCGGTATCATCCTCGGGCGCGGCATCGCAGAAAAACTGGACGTGGCACAGGGGGCGTACCTGTCCCTGATTGTACCTGACAATGATAGCGCCGGTGGCGATCGCCGATCGGCCCGTGTGGCGGGTTTCAGGGTGGCTGACATCTTCCATTCCGGCACGGTTCTGGATCAGTCCCTGGCACTGGTATCTTGGGAACAGGCCCAGGCCCTGGCGGGCAATGGCGGTGGCGCAGGTGTGCAACTGCGCGTTGCGGATATGCTGGAGGCCAATTGGATCATGCGCCGCTTACTGCGCGCGCTTGATCAGCCGGGTTATTACGGTACTGACTGGAGTCGCACTCACGGCAACCTCTACCAGGCGATACAGATGTCCCGCAATCTAGTGGGGTTGCTGGTGTTGCTGATCATTGCCATCGCCGCTTTCAATGTGGTGTCCACCCTGGTGATGGTTGTGGTTGACAAACACACGGATATTGCAATATTGCGTACAATGGGGGCCAGCACTCAACAAATACTGCTGACCTTTGTCAGCCAGGGGGCGCTGGTGGGGCTGGTTGGTGCGGTGTTCGGCGGCGCCCTCGGTGTGCTGGGGGCACTGACCGTAACGGATCTGGTCGCCGGTCTGGAATCCGCATTCGGGGTGCAGTTCCTGAAATCTGATGTTTACCCAGTGGATTACCTGCCATCCGAACTGGCCTGGTCCGATGTGGCGCTGGTAGTAGGTGCTGGAATACTTCTCAGCCTGCTGGCAACCTTATACCCCGCATGGCAGGCCAGCCGGGTTCAACCTGCCGCTGCACTGCGCAATGAGTAG